One Cryobacterium psychrophilum DNA segment encodes these proteins:
- the tal gene encoding transaldolase, with amino-acid sequence MTETTTPLADLSAAGVSIWLDDLSRDRIVSGGLQQLIDNSNVVGVTTNPTIFAGALAKGEAYTEQVAALAAAGTSVTDAVFEITTDDVTAASDIFRPVYDRTNGVDGRVSIEVEPGLARDTAGTVAQARQLWAKVNRPNAMIKIPATIEGLEAITATIAAGISVNVTLIFSLERHRQVINAYLTGLEQAKAAGIDLSTIHSVASFFVSRVDTEIDKRLVALGTDAAIALKSKAGVANAQLAYEVFEQAFASERARGLLKAGANRQRPLWASTGVKDPSLPDTLYVTELVAPAVVNTMPEKTMQAAADHAVVPADSITGSYAAANAVLDALAAQGISYDDVTRVLEEEGVSKFVVSWDELLETVAAALSAAETSVVR; translated from the coding sequence ATGACTGAAACCACCACCCCCCTCGCCGACCTCTCGGCCGCCGGAGTCAGCATTTGGCTCGACGACCTGTCCCGGGACCGGATCGTCTCCGGTGGGCTGCAGCAGCTCATCGACAACAGCAATGTCGTCGGGGTGACGACCAACCCCACGATCTTCGCCGGTGCACTCGCCAAGGGCGAGGCCTACACGGAGCAGGTTGCGGCGCTGGCTGCTGCCGGCACCAGCGTGACCGATGCCGTCTTTGAGATCACGACGGATGACGTCACCGCAGCGAGCGACATCTTCCGCCCGGTGTATGACCGAACGAACGGCGTCGATGGACGAGTCTCCATTGAAGTTGAGCCGGGTCTCGCCAGGGACACCGCCGGCACGGTCGCCCAGGCTCGTCAGCTGTGGGCCAAGGTCAACCGCCCGAACGCGATGATCAAGATTCCCGCGACGATCGAAGGCCTCGAAGCCATCACGGCCACGATCGCAGCCGGCATCAGCGTCAACGTGACGCTGATCTTCAGCCTCGAGCGTCACCGCCAGGTCATCAACGCCTACCTGACCGGGCTCGAGCAGGCCAAGGCCGCGGGGATCGATCTCTCCACCATCCACTCCGTCGCGTCCTTCTTCGTCTCGCGCGTCGACACCGAGATCGACAAGCGTCTGGTTGCCCTCGGAACGGATGCCGCGATCGCCCTGAAGAGCAAGGCCGGCGTCGCCAACGCCCAGCTCGCGTATGAAGTTTTCGAGCAGGCATTCGCCTCCGAGCGCGCCCGCGGACTCCTCAAGGCCGGCGCCAACAGGCAGCGTCCGCTGTGGGCGTCAACTGGAGTCAAGGACCCGAGTCTTCCTGACACCCTGTACGTGACCGAACTGGTTGCCCCTGCCGTCGTCAACACGATGCCGGAAAAGACCATGCAGGCTGCGGCCGACCACGCGGTGGTGCCGGCCGACTCCATCACGGGGTCCTATGCCGCTGCCAACGCCGTGCTCGACGCCCTCGCCGCCCAGGGCATCTCTTACGACGACGTCACGCGCGTCCTCGAAGAAGAAGGCGTATCGAAGTTCGTCGTGTCGTGGGACGAGCTGCTTGAGACGGTCGCCGCCGCCCTGTCCGCGGCAGAGACCTCGGTCGTCCGTTGA